In the genome of Sphingomonas sp. LR60, the window CTATCTGCTCGTGCGCGGGCTGATGTTCCCGCCCAAGGTCAGCAAGCCGAAAGTGGTCGAGCCGCTCGGGCTGCTCGGCGGCTTCATGGACGCTGCCGGCGGCGGTGGCTGGGGGCCGATCGTCACCTCGAATCTGCTGGTGCAGGGCGTCGAACCGCGCAAGGTCGTCGGCACGGTCAGCGCGGTCGAGTTCTTCCTCACTGCGGTCGTCTCGGCGACCTTCATCTACCATCTGGGCATAAAGGACTTCGCGACTGCGACTGTCGGCTTGCTGATCGGCGGGGTGTTCGCCGCGCCGCTGGGCGCGTTCTTCGCCAAGCGCATTCCGATGAAGGTGATGCTGGTGATGGTCGGCACCGTGCTGACCATCACCAGCACCTACGGCTTCATCCGCGCCGTGCTGATGTAGGCATCCGCGTCATTCCCGCTTTCGGCAGGAATGACGATCATCGCCTCAGGCGA includes:
- a CDS encoding sulfite exporter TauE/SafE family protein, with protein sequence MQALTQLDFAALWPFIAVGFGAQLVDGALGMAFGVICNTLLVAVIGLPPARASANVHIVETFTTAISGISHAITGNIDKGLFLRLLVPGVIGGVAGAYLLTNIDGAVVKPFVLAYLVAIGIYLLVRGLMFPPKVSKPKVVEPLGLLGGFMDAAGGGGWGPIVTSNLLVQGVEPRKVVGTVSAVEFFLTAVVSATFIYHLGIKDFATATVGLLIGGVFAAPLGAFFAKRIPMKVMLVMVGTVLTITSTYGFIRAVLM